The Agromyces marinus genome window below encodes:
- the rpsF gene encoding 30S ribosomal protein S6 has protein sequence MHQYELMVILDPSIDERTVAPSLDKFLNVIRKDGGSVDNVDIWGKRRLAYEIDKKSEGIYAVVNFTAESATTNELDRQLNLSEAIMRTKVLRTEEAVARAEKVKAEEAKRAAKKATAAAKKDA, from the coding sequence ATGCATCAGTACGAGCTGATGGTCATCCTCGATCCGTCGATCGACGAGCGCACCGTTGCTCCCAGCCTCGACAAGTTCCTCAACGTCATCCGCAAGGACGGCGGATCGGTCGACAACGTCGACATCTGGGGCAAGCGTCGCCTGGCATACGAGATCGACAAGAAGTCCGAGGGCATCTACGCCGTCGTGAACTTCACCGCCGAGTCGGCCACGACCAACGAGCTCGACCGCCAGCTGAACCTCAGCGAGGCGATCATGCGCACCAAGGTCCTCCGCACCGAAGAGGCTGTCGCCCGGGCCGAGAAGGTCAAGGCGGAAGAGGCCAAGCGGGCCGCGAAGAAGGCGACCGCAGCGGCGAAGAAGGACGCCTAG
- a CDS encoding single-stranded DNA-binding protein produces the protein MAGETVITVVGNLTADPELRYTQSGLAVANFTIASTPRTFDRQANEWKDGEALFLRASCWREFAEHVAGSLTKGTRVVAQGRLRQRSYETKEGEKRTSIELEVDEIGPSLRYATASVTRAQSNRGVGGGGGSLGGGQQQSDDAWAPSAPAQSSGGGDVWNTPGTNYGDETPF, from the coding sequence ATGGCCGGCGAGACCGTCATCACCGTGGTGGGCAACCTCACCGCCGACCCCGAGCTGCGCTACACGCAGTCCGGGCTGGCTGTCGCGAACTTCACGATCGCGTCGACGCCCCGCACGTTCGACCGTCAGGCGAACGAGTGGAAGGACGGCGAGGCCCTCTTCCTGCGCGCGAGCTGCTGGCGTGAATTCGCCGAGCACGTCGCCGGGTCGCTCACCAAGGGAACCCGGGTCGTCGCGCAGGGGCGTCTCAGGCAGCGTTCCTACGAGACGAAGGAAGGCGAGAAGCGCACGAGCATCGAGCTCGAGGTCGACGAGATCGGCCCGAGCCTGCGCTACGCCACCGCGTCCGTGACGCGCGCCCAGTCCAACCGCGGCGTCGGCGGCGGAGGCGGCTCCCTCGGGGGCGGCCAGCAGCAGTCGGATGACGCGTGGGCGCCGAGCGCTCCCGCGCAGTCCTCGGGCGGCGGCGACGTCTGGAACACCCCGGGCACCAACTACGGCGACGAGACGCCCTTCTAG
- the rpsR gene encoding 30S ribosomal protein S18: MAGKSSGDRRKPRKGAKNAAPAKSVKVGIIDYKDVATLRKFISERGKIRARRITGVSVQEQRLIARAVKNAREMALLPYSGSGR; the protein is encoded by the coding sequence ATGGCTGGAAAGAGCAGCGGCGACCGCCGCAAGCCGCGGAAGGGCGCGAAGAACGCCGCCCCCGCGAAGTCCGTCAAGGTCGGCATCATCGACTACAAGGATGTCGCGACCCTTCGGAAGTTCATCTCGGAGCGCGGCAAGATCCGCGCCCGCCGCATCACCGGTGTCTCCGTGCAGGAGCAGCGCCTCATCGCCCGCGCAGTGAAGAACGCGCGCGAGATGGCGCTCCTGCCCTACTCGGGCTCCGGCCGCTAA